One segment of Novipirellula artificiosorum DNA contains the following:
- a CDS encoding PQQ-binding-like beta-propeller repeat protein — translation MQFSKKWIAGFVVTQILLVNFTFASDDQPYWPQFHGPIGDNISTETGLLSQWPEGGPELLWQAEGMGEGYSSVSLANGLIYTAGNIEDQTVVFALNLNGEIEWQSKCGPAWTQSFPGTRSTPTLDNDRLYFESPLGDLVCLNAQTGKQLWGKNLLKEFGGENIKWALAESPIIDGDNLICCPFGSQGSVVALDKMTGETVWAAQAVDDKAGYATPTIVEFAGRRIVLAMSGQAMVGVAADTGQLLFRYEHLTKYDVNALKPVYADGQVFISSGYKAGSEMVKLTATGSEITATRAWESKDMDNHHGGVIHLDGYIYGADSSRNWVCFDWKTGETKYTDRGVGKGSLTCADGLLYTLSEDRGRMGLVKPTPTGHELISEFTIPAGGKGKSWAHPVVCGGRLYVRHGDLLFAFNVQAPK, via the coding sequence ATGCAGTTCTCAAAGAAATGGATAGCCGGATTTGTTGTGACGCAGATTCTGCTAGTCAACTTCACCTTCGCGAGCGACGACCAGCCGTATTGGCCACAATTTCACGGCCCCATCGGTGACAATATCTCAACCGAAACGGGATTGTTGAGCCAGTGGCCTGAGGGAGGTCCCGAACTGCTTTGGCAAGCCGAGGGAATGGGCGAGGGCTATTCAAGTGTCAGTTTGGCAAACGGATTGATCTATACGGCCGGAAACATTGAGGACCAGACGGTTGTTTTCGCGCTGAACCTGAACGGCGAAATCGAGTGGCAGTCGAAGTGCGGCCCCGCTTGGACGCAGTCGTTCCCAGGCACGCGATCAACGCCAACCCTTGACAACGACCGCCTGTATTTTGAATCGCCGCTGGGTGATCTCGTTTGCCTCAATGCCCAAACGGGTAAACAGCTCTGGGGCAAGAACTTGCTCAAAGAGTTTGGGGGAGAGAACATCAAGTGGGCGCTGGCAGAATCTCCGATCATCGATGGTGACAACCTCATTTGCTGTCCCTTCGGCTCCCAAGGAAGTGTGGTTGCGTTGGACAAGATGACGGGTGAGACCGTTTGGGCTGCGCAAGCCGTCGACGACAAAGCAGGATATGCGACTCCCACGATCGTGGAATTCGCGGGTCGACGCATCGTTTTGGCCATGAGCGGCCAGGCGATGGTCGGTGTCGCTGCCGATACGGGACAGTTGCTTTTCCGTTATGAGCACCTTACCAAATACGATGTCAATGCCTTGAAACCCGTTTATGCTGACGGCCAAGTCTTCATCAGTTCGGGTTACAAGGCCGGTTCCGAAATGGTCAAGCTCACGGCGACGGGCAGCGAGATCACCGCCACAAGAGCCTGGGAATCCAAAGACATGGACAACCATCACGGTGGGGTGATTCATCTGGATGGATACATCTATGGTGCCGACAGCAGTAGAAATTGGGTCTGTTTCGATTGGAAAACGGGCGAAACCAAGTATACCGATCGTGGTGTGGGGAAGGGATCACTCACCTGCGCGGACGGCTTACTCTACACCTTGTCGGAAGATCGTGGGCGCATGGGATTGGTCAAGCCAACTCCGACGGGCCACGAATTGATCAGTGAGTTCACGATTCCCGCTGGGGGTAAGGGCAAATCGTGGGCGCATCCGGTTGTCTGCGGCGGCCGACTCTATGTTCGCCACGGTGATCTGCTGTTTGCGTTCAACGTCCAGGCCCCAAAGTAG
- a CDS encoding outer membrane protein assembly factor BamB family protein, with translation MCHRLILIDANGAAEHGHTHACMLKEKLSREMLVFKMCRVHAYRLLIFAAHCILPIILSGQEPATHDNPFLDADVVDTGWPHIRGPNYDGISSETRLADSWPDDGPPVLWVTELGQGYSSWVVKDNRAYTQYQSLAGQFVICLDASDGQPIWRYRYDWPFEATGLYPGPRSTPTIANNRIYFSTPLGAVGCLNEYGKLIWQQELKTKFDGKGTDFGYACSPTVFDGKVIMPVGGAGACMVALDAADGSILWASGDASASYTPALPITVDGHRQVIGYLENDLAAFDLGTGRELWRQHLSNGYDEHAAWPIFREPYLWTSAPFQAGSQLLRLSGGQNASFERVWDSLVMSNDVSSSVLVDEHLYGFDLAEAQSKAHRPSRGAFRSITWLSGKTSWSNGDAKLRRSTDYEENKRRQTIGQASLIAADGKLIVLNDLGDLILAKIDSDKYVELARTPAIKGDICWTSPALDRGRLFLRNHTRAVCIYIGEPALMATVARGEPLSVSDLPQSSVVDLASLLGVEPDYSMDPPTYRWLRIWFLSSLAILGSAGLFVCLIWRCKRSLSSHRIRWWFWATAMVLGLIVGSVASLASRDFVFTWPVTLFFAFQIAVYQSAMRRRKEPTTRLKKWQDRIVAILFLAVCFAYYYACRRLSLVTEWVFLCGFAASCPILLFSRVMTTRNRPVFLLAEFSLTLFAFAAFYGSAVVLLGLKYNLSDF, from the coding sequence ATGTGTCATCGATTAATTCTAATCGATGCCAATGGGGCTGCCGAGCACGGACACACCCATGCGTGTATGCTGAAAGAAAAGCTCAGCCGCGAAATGTTGGTTTTTAAAATGTGTCGCGTTCACGCCTACCGATTGCTAATCTTTGCGGCGCACTGCATCCTACCCATCATCCTTTCGGGTCAAGAACCTGCAACGCACGACAATCCCTTCCTCGACGCTGACGTCGTAGACACAGGGTGGCCACACATCCGTGGCCCGAACTACGACGGAATTTCGTCAGAAACCAGGCTCGCGGACTCTTGGCCTGACGATGGTCCGCCTGTTCTGTGGGTAACCGAGCTTGGTCAGGGGTATTCATCGTGGGTTGTAAAAGACAATCGCGCCTACACACAGTATCAATCTTTGGCTGGGCAATTCGTGATCTGTCTCGATGCTTCCGATGGCCAGCCGATTTGGCGTTACCGGTATGATTGGCCGTTCGAGGCTACTGGACTCTACCCGGGCCCTCGAAGCACCCCCACGATCGCCAACAACCGCATCTACTTCTCAACTCCCTTGGGCGCCGTCGGCTGCCTGAATGAATACGGAAAACTGATTTGGCAGCAGGAACTCAAGACGAAGTTTGATGGAAAGGGGACTGATTTTGGATACGCTTGTTCTCCGACGGTTTTCGATGGAAAAGTGATTATGCCTGTTGGCGGAGCAGGTGCTTGTATGGTGGCGCTCGACGCGGCCGATGGTTCCATCCTTTGGGCATCGGGCGACGCCTCTGCAAGTTACACGCCCGCACTTCCGATCACCGTTGACGGTCATCGCCAGGTGATCGGTTATCTGGAAAACGACTTGGCCGCTTTCGACCTGGGCACCGGTCGTGAACTATGGCGACAACACCTGTCGAATGGTTACGACGAACACGCTGCATGGCCAATTTTCCGCGAGCCGTACCTGTGGACCTCTGCCCCCTTCCAAGCGGGCTCACAATTGCTGCGGCTCAGCGGTGGCCAAAATGCGTCGTTCGAGCGTGTTTGGGACAGTTTGGTGATGTCGAACGACGTCTCGTCTAGCGTTCTTGTTGACGAGCACTTGTACGGATTCGACTTAGCTGAAGCACAATCGAAAGCGCATCGACCGTCACGCGGAGCCTTTCGCTCCATCACTTGGCTTTCCGGGAAAACCTCTTGGTCCAACGGTGACGCCAAGCTTCGTCGCAGTACCGACTACGAGGAGAACAAGCGGCGTCAAACCATAGGGCAAGCAAGTCTGATCGCGGCGGATGGCAAGTTGATCGTGCTGAATGATCTGGGCGATTTGATCCTCGCCAAAATTGATTCCGACAAATACGTTGAGCTGGCGCGGACGCCAGCGATCAAGGGTGATATTTGCTGGACGTCGCCTGCACTCGATCGAGGCCGTCTCTTCCTCCGGAATCACACCCGCGCAGTCTGTATTTACATCGGAGAGCCAGCCTTGATGGCAACGGTCGCACGCGGCGAGCCCCTGTCGGTCAGCGATCTTCCGCAATCCAGTGTGGTCGACCTTGCATCCCTTCTCGGCGTCGAACCAGACTATTCGATGGACCCACCAACCTATCGGTGGCTGCGAATTTGGTTCTTGAGCTCTCTTGCGATTCTTGGCAGCGCTGGATTGTTCGTTTGCCTCATTTGGAGATGCAAACGTTCGTTATCAAGCCACCGTATTCGATGGTGGTTCTGGGCGACTGCGATGGTGCTTGGCTTAATCGTCGGGAGCGTCGCCAGTCTTGCATCGCGAGACTTTGTCTTCACCTGGCCGGTCACGTTGTTCTTTGCTTTTCAAATCGCTGTTTACCAATCGGCCATGCGCAGGAGGAAGGAACCAACAACGCGACTGAAAAAGTGGCAAGACCGTATCGTCGCAATCCTCTTTCTTGCTGTCTGCTTCGCATACTACTATGCCTGTCGGCGGCTCAGTCTGGTGACCGAATGGGTCTTCTTGTGCGGGTTCGCCGCCTCGTGCCCAATCTTGCTCTTCAGTCGTGTAATGACCACTCGCAACAGACCGGTTTTTCTGTTGGCCGAATTTTCGCTGACCCTGTTTGCCTTTGCAGCCTTCTACGGATCTGCTGTGGTCCTACTGGGTCTCAAGTACAATCTCAGCGACTTTTGA
- a CDS encoding serine/threonine-protein kinase — protein MTHFDETIAGPPLPPSDPSPNACQTCGTKLAAKLVNGRCPECLLAPTWVEPKKSSSLDSDIAETMESKSAGSGVDEPTPLELGSKAKSFGNYILLEEIARGGMGVVYRARHQTLGREVALKLILSGQFASDSDIRRFQLEAESAAALDHLGIVPIYEIGEQDGHHFFTMKLIEGGSLADRMTEFQGDIRNFVDLLAKVASSIDYAHRRGILHRDIKPANILLDRQGAPVVTDLGLAKHMQADSDLTGTGAIVGTPAYMPPEQATASKEITTAADVYSLGAILYQALTGRPPHQAESAVATLMQAAKGDIQPPSERNRNVDRVLELICMKCLSRDPDDRYASAGAFAQDLRHWLAGESVSVRAKSFTSIFGDLVTNQLRSAIGAMLFGVLGGISLGLPIYTSFANRFFSNEGARFHIGRLRETLPGVDLRDPWWLYPPSQLFGPIALLGILFCLILGILIQRVVRPKDIRQAVAIGLVAGLLMTIVEFGMYGISANWQTFAVANAGQIETLADAGFAGPKERQEAVEELHQRYPDLRALPDDQKSQTIAQLISTQIMIASPPVAVSCLSGCLIFATVFCLFGTVHAHRLDHTDFHWANRLLRYLEVMLLLFAGGLFAAICVFAFNGMLDDGDHKVPLSLQLLGPLGLCILAVLPGWLHARWYLRWSGYALLYGIVLMA, from the coding sequence ATGACACATTTTGACGAGACAATCGCCGGCCCCCCTCTACCACCGTCCGACCCTTCACCTAACGCTTGTCAAACGTGCGGAACCAAACTGGCAGCGAAGTTGGTCAACGGTCGCTGTCCCGAATGCCTGCTTGCACCAACATGGGTCGAGCCCAAGAAATCGTCTTCGCTGGATTCAGACATCGCAGAAACGATGGAATCGAAATCCGCGGGAAGTGGCGTGGACGAGCCAACTCCTCTCGAACTCGGCTCAAAAGCAAAATCATTCGGCAATTACATTCTATTGGAAGAGATTGCGCGAGGCGGGATGGGAGTGGTCTACAGGGCGCGACACCAAACGCTAGGTCGAGAAGTCGCTTTGAAGCTGATCCTGAGTGGCCAATTTGCTTCCGACAGCGACATCCGACGTTTTCAATTGGAGGCGGAATCGGCGGCCGCATTGGATCACCTTGGGATCGTCCCCATTTATGAAATCGGCGAACAAGACGGGCACCATTTTTTTACGATGAAGTTGATCGAAGGTGGTTCGCTCGCCGATAGGATGACCGAGTTTCAAGGCGACATTCGCAACTTCGTTGATCTACTTGCCAAAGTTGCCAGCTCGATTGACTACGCACATCGTCGGGGGATTCTGCACCGGGACATCAAGCCAGCAAACATCCTGCTCGACCGCCAAGGCGCCCCCGTGGTCACGGATCTTGGTTTAGCAAAACACATGCAGGCCGACAGTGACTTAACGGGGACCGGTGCGATCGTAGGGACGCCAGCCTACATGCCGCCCGAACAAGCAACCGCTTCCAAAGAAATCACAACCGCCGCGGATGTCTACTCACTTGGTGCCATCCTTTATCAGGCATTAACCGGCCGCCCACCTCACCAAGCGGAATCGGCGGTCGCGACGCTGATGCAAGCAGCCAAGGGCGACATCCAACCGCCAAGTGAGAGAAATCGCAACGTTGATCGAGTGCTGGAATTGATCTGCATGAAGTGTTTGTCGCGCGATCCAGATGACCGATACGCATCAGCCGGTGCCTTTGCCCAAGACCTTCGGCATTGGCTTGCCGGCGAATCGGTTTCAGTACGAGCAAAATCGTTCACGTCGATCTTTGGCGACCTCGTTACCAACCAGCTTCGATCCGCTATCGGTGCCATGCTATTTGGCGTCCTCGGTGGCATCTCGCTGGGCTTGCCCATCTACACCTCGTTCGCCAACCGGTTCTTCAGCAATGAAGGAGCAAGGTTCCATATCGGTCGACTTCGCGAAACGCTGCCAGGTGTCGACCTACGAGATCCCTGGTGGCTGTATCCTCCCTCACAGCTTTTTGGCCCTATCGCACTGCTCGGTATCCTTTTCTGCTTGATACTGGGAATTCTCATCCAGCGAGTCGTGCGTCCCAAGGACATCCGCCAAGCGGTCGCGATCGGCTTGGTTGCGGGATTGCTGATGACGATTGTCGAGTTTGGCATGTATGGTATTTCTGCGAATTGGCAAACCTTCGCCGTGGCGAATGCTGGACAGATCGAAACACTGGCTGATGCTGGCTTCGCAGGTCCAAAGGAGCGTCAAGAAGCCGTCGAGGAATTGCACCAGCGGTATCCAGACTTGCGAGCCTTGCCGGATGATCAGAAATCTCAAACGATCGCCCAACTCATCTCGACCCAAATCATGATTGCCAGCCCCCCGGTCGCGGTGAGTTGTTTGTCGGGATGCTTGATATTCGCCACGGTTTTTTGTCTGTTTGGAACGGTCCACGCCCATCGACTGGATCACACCGATTTTCATTGGGCGAACCGACTGCTTCGCTATTTGGAGGTGATGCTGCTGCTCTTCGCCGGCGGGCTGTTCGCCGCCATCTGCGTTTTTGCGTTCAACGGCATGCTTGACGACGGCGACCATAAGGTCCCCCTTTCCCTGCAGTTGCTCGGGCCCCTTGGTTTGTGCATCCTTGCCGTGCTGCCGGGCTGGTTGCACGCGCGGTGGTACCTGCGATGGAGCGGCTACGCCCTCCTCTACGGCATCGTGCTCATGGCATAG
- a CDS encoding Gfo/Idh/MocA family protein, translating to MSMSRQTSRRRFLQGVAAAGTATMLYPAANRAFGAESPNERPVFATIGLRNQGWTITSKSFRFADFAALADVDSNVLGANVEKTKKQQGKAPDAYKDYRKVLDRKDIDAVMIATPDHWHTKIAVEAMYAGKDVYCEKPLTLTIAEGKLLEKVVKETGRVFQVGTMQRSECDERFLQAIALVKQGRIGTVKKVTCGINGMVASPVIPVVPVPEELDYEFWLGPAPKVDYRALPELREGYGGGVPLYSNCHYSFRNWHEYSGGKLTDWGAHHVDIATWALGADDTGPSKVTPLDYTLPVEYKNGFPVVDDQYNVATQFNIQVAMPNDVEMIITSEGDNGILFEGTAGRFFVNRGKIVGKPVEDLESNPLPEGAIEEVYGGKVSANHTANFIEGMKARKQPISDVWSHNRMLEICHLSNIAMRLDRELNWDPTKREIIGDAEANSFLSREYRKGYEINM from the coding sequence ATGTCAATGTCTCGCCAAACCTCACGCCGCCGTTTCCTCCAGGGCGTCGCTGCCGCAGGGACCGCAACGATGCTGTACCCCGCAGCAAACCGAGCCTTCGGTGCGGAGTCACCGAACGAACGTCCGGTCTTCGCGACCATCGGCCTTCGCAACCAGGGATGGACCATCACCAGCAAGTCGTTCCGCTTTGCGGATTTCGCGGCACTCGCCGACGTCGACTCGAACGTCCTCGGAGCCAACGTAGAGAAGACGAAGAAGCAGCAGGGCAAGGCCCCCGATGCTTACAAAGACTATCGCAAGGTACTCGATCGCAAAGACATCGACGCGGTGATGATTGCCACGCCCGACCATTGGCACACCAAAATTGCGGTCGAAGCGATGTACGCGGGAAAAGACGTCTACTGTGAAAAGCCGTTGACGCTGACGATCGCGGAAGGCAAGTTGCTTGAGAAGGTTGTGAAAGAGACCGGTCGTGTGTTCCAGGTCGGAACCATGCAGCGTTCTGAGTGTGATGAGAGATTCCTTCAGGCCATCGCATTGGTAAAGCAGGGACGGATCGGTACGGTCAAGAAAGTGACGTGCGGCATTAACGGCATGGTGGCTTCGCCCGTCATTCCGGTGGTTCCTGTGCCTGAAGAGCTCGACTATGAATTCTGGCTCGGTCCGGCACCGAAAGTCGATTACCGTGCTCTCCCCGAACTGCGAGAGGGTTATGGTGGAGGCGTGCCGCTCTACAGCAACTGCCACTACTCCTTCCGAAACTGGCACGAGTATTCTGGTGGTAAGCTCACCGACTGGGGTGCCCATCATGTGGACATCGCGACCTGGGCTCTGGGAGCCGATGACACAGGCCCCAGCAAAGTAACGCCGCTCGATTACACGTTGCCGGTCGAGTACAAGAATGGATTCCCAGTGGTGGATGACCAGTACAACGTCGCCACCCAATTCAATATCCAAGTTGCGATGCCCAATGATGTCGAAATGATTATCACCAGCGAAGGTGACAATGGGATTCTTTTCGAAGGAACCGCAGGGCGATTCTTCGTCAACCGCGGCAAGATCGTTGGCAAACCGGTTGAGGATCTTGAGTCCAATCCGCTTCCCGAAGGAGCGATCGAGGAGGTTTATGGCGGAAAGGTAAGCGCTAACCACACGGCCAATTTCATCGAGGGAATGAAGGCACGCAAGCAACCGATCTCGGACGTATGGTCGCACAACCGCATGCTCGAAATCTGTCACCTTTCTAACATTGCCATGCGTTTGGATCGCGAGCTAAATTGGGACCCCACCAAGCGAGAAATCATCGGCGACGCCGAAGCCAACTCGTTCCTGTCTCGCGAATACCGCAAGGGCTACGAAATCAACATGTAG
- a CDS encoding tetratricopeptide repeat protein → MISNPLPLLFPLLFLTFSAATCFAADAHSIARLGGQMDAKAKTTVEQQVAKNPQDIESRTKLLGYYFMNGRMDPDAKSEKRRHVLWLIKNAPESEILGLPYSLLDKHLDPEGYGNAREAWLKLTEQSKNLQVLANASQFFLLGDRSIAEELLRKGQRLDAENPSWSKSLGQLYSLGLFSVTDQGQRKQLAEKAFQQFDIAYHRSSTIEKDSLLESLAKSALEAGRMDDAKRFAEEMLENDEAGWNRGNRIHHGNLTLGRIALREGDVNEAKSRLLSAGKTPGSPQLNSFGPNMQLAKELLEQGETEVVLEYFALCDKFWKSPQRKLEQWIEDVKANRTPQFGGNLAY, encoded by the coding sequence ATGATCTCAAATCCGCTGCCTCTTCTATTCCCCCTCTTGTTTCTGACGTTTTCGGCAGCGACTTGCTTTGCTGCGGACGCGCACAGTATCGCTCGGCTTGGCGGCCAAATGGACGCGAAAGCCAAGACGACGGTCGAGCAGCAAGTCGCGAAGAATCCACAAGATATTGAATCACGGACCAAGCTGCTCGGATACTACTTCATGAACGGGCGAATGGATCCTGATGCCAAGTCCGAAAAGCGACGTCATGTGTTGTGGTTGATTAAGAACGCGCCGGAGTCGGAAATACTGGGGCTACCCTACAGCCTCCTTGACAAGCATCTCGATCCCGAGGGATACGGCAATGCAAGGGAGGCTTGGCTGAAGCTGACCGAACAGTCGAAGAATCTCCAAGTGTTGGCGAACGCCTCGCAATTCTTCTTGCTTGGGGACCGCTCCATCGCAGAAGAGTTACTGCGGAAGGGCCAGCGACTTGATGCGGAAAACCCAAGTTGGTCCAAATCGTTAGGGCAGTTGTATTCGCTGGGGCTCTTCTCGGTGACGGACCAAGGACAACGTAAACAGCTTGCCGAGAAAGCATTTCAGCAATTCGATATCGCTTACCATCGCTCCTCGACGATTGAAAAGGATTCGTTATTGGAAAGCCTTGCCAAGTCTGCCTTGGAGGCTGGCCGGATGGATGACGCCAAACGGTTTGCGGAAGAGATGCTCGAAAATGACGAAGCGGGCTGGAATCGAGGAAATCGAATCCACCACGGAAATCTCACTCTTGGTCGCATCGCGTTGCGTGAAGGCGACGTCAACGAGGCGAAATCTCGCCTGCTCAGCGCCGGCAAGACGCCGGGGTCGCCTCAATTGAATTCTTTCGGCCCCAATATGCAGCTTGCCAAAGAGTTACTCGAACAAGGAGAGACCGAAGTCGTGCTCGAGTACTTCGCTCTTTGCGATAAATTCTGGAAGTCGCCACAACGCAAACTTGAGCAATGGATCGAAGACGTCAAGGCGAATCGCACGCCTCAATTTGGAGGCAATCTCGCTTACTGA
- a CDS encoding type II and III secretion system protein, with amino-acid sequence MNRLTVSLLALAILTCEAIGQSSDPDRTPMKPPQIGAPHGYFVSVSEYRITTPRLGSLRTAEVLQMLKQGPQGETVTHLQSVGLSVADGVEATAQFTRRVPVVTGIISNGSHPAQKVMETMEVGTILHVLATAQNDRVRIQLKYESSRVVGDIPDDRTPTFGTSEVDSLLHIPLGELAMVSSIVSNGETIATTITLTQSPDK; translated from the coding sequence ATGAATCGACTGACAGTCTCTCTTCTCGCTTTAGCGATCCTGACGTGCGAGGCAATCGGCCAGTCCAGCGATCCGGATCGGACACCGATGAAACCGCCACAGATCGGTGCCCCGCATGGCTATTTCGTGAGTGTCAGCGAATATCGAATCACGACGCCGCGACTCGGTTCGCTCCGTACAGCCGAGGTTCTGCAGATGCTGAAGCAAGGTCCGCAAGGTGAAACCGTTACGCACTTGCAGTCCGTTGGTTTATCGGTCGCGGACGGTGTTGAAGCGACCGCCCAATTCACACGTCGAGTGCCTGTGGTAACCGGGATCATTTCAAATGGCAGCCATCCCGCGCAAAAGGTAATGGAAACGATGGAAGTTGGCACGATACTTCACGTTTTGGCAACCGCCCAAAACGACAGGGTTCGTATACAACTCAAATACGAATCCTCGCGTGTTGTCGGCGACATTCCTGATGACAGGACACCGACCTTCGGGACGTCGGAAGTTGACTCATTGCTCCATATTCCGCTCGGCGAACTCGCCATGGTTTCCAGCATCGTCAGCAACGGTGAAACGATCGCGACAACGATCACCCTGACTCAATCTCCCGACAAGTAG
- a CDS encoding glycoside hydrolase family 5 protein, whose amino-acid sequence MTTFTPSLFFNACSLGCRRTALRRFAPSLLAPFGLVFLCVSLANGQPSPSPQPGDVVFEMNFETTDQQAVWSDADFAKWEPGLRDSTSLCITVPKESSTGSGMITMPFDLTPYRGYQLVFDCMAKADEVTQPDQPHLGVKFMLHYQSESNGPQWQNEQNVHGTFGWRHLGFLSTIAPDAEGGVIQLGLQGSSGRVCFDEIQIRVFRKPLPRRPTPSLNRGPVFKGHHLPRLRGVMSPNTFRDQDLRTLAEDWNANVIRWQITRNWNQAGTDRELDEYDRWIDAELADLDQVLEAAQRYRIKVVVDMHSPPGGRYENRDLAIFHEPIYQDHYVKLWEKIASRYKGRSAVWGYDLVNEPVQNDPSPPGVPDYLGTQVRAAKAIRTIDSDVPIFIEACEWDSARGYPFLEPVDVPRVIYQVHLYDPHSFTHQGVQNEVTGIAYPGMIEGKQWNQQALRAVLKPVREFQLAYNVHIYVGEFSAIRWAPGAAQYLSDCIDLFEEYDWDWTYHAYREWDGWSVEHNDDPNDHESKTQPTDRQKLLLKWFSKNQKP is encoded by the coding sequence ATGACAACATTCACTCCAAGCCTCTTTTTCAACGCATGCTCGCTTGGCTGCCGCCGTACCGCCCTACGACGTTTCGCTCCTTCGCTTCTCGCTCCGTTTGGGTTGGTGTTCCTTTGCGTTTCGCTTGCCAACGGCCAACCGTCTCCATCGCCGCAACCGGGCGACGTGGTGTTCGAAATGAACTTTGAAACAACGGACCAGCAAGCTGTTTGGTCCGATGCGGACTTTGCCAAATGGGAACCGGGCCTGCGAGATTCGACGTCCCTTTGCATCACCGTTCCGAAGGAAAGCAGCACGGGATCGGGAATGATCACAATGCCGTTTGATTTGACGCCCTATCGTGGCTATCAATTGGTATTTGATTGTATGGCGAAAGCGGATGAGGTGACGCAGCCCGACCAGCCCCACTTGGGCGTCAAGTTCATGCTGCACTATCAGTCGGAATCCAATGGCCCGCAGTGGCAGAATGAACAAAATGTCCACGGCACATTCGGTTGGCGACACCTGGGATTCCTTTCAACCATCGCCCCCGACGCCGAAGGAGGGGTGATTCAGTTGGGGTTGCAAGGCAGTAGCGGCCGAGTTTGTTTTGACGAGATTCAGATTCGAGTCTTCCGAAAGCCATTGCCGAGGCGGCCCACGCCATCCCTCAATCGGGGTCCTGTATTCAAGGGGCACCACTTACCGCGGCTGCGTGGCGTGATGTCACCCAATACGTTTCGTGACCAGGATCTACGCACCCTTGCCGAAGACTGGAACGCCAACGTGATACGCTGGCAAATCACTCGCAATTGGAACCAAGCCGGAACCGATCGCGAACTCGACGAATACGATCGCTGGATCGATGCGGAATTGGCCGACCTTGACCAGGTGCTCGAGGCTGCCCAGCGCTACCGAATCAAAGTGGTTGTCGATATGCACTCCCCTCCCGGTGGCCGATATGAAAATCGTGACTTAGCGATTTTCCATGAACCCATCTACCAAGATCATTACGTCAAGCTGTGGGAAAAGATCGCCTCGCGTTACAAGGGACGTTCGGCGGTGTGGGGGTATGACCTCGTCAATGAGCCGGTACAAAATGATCCATCGCCACCCGGGGTACCCGATTACTTGGGGACGCAAGTTCGAGCGGCAAAAGCCATTCGAACGATCGATTCGGATGTGCCGATCTTTATCGAAGCTTGCGAGTGGGACTCGGCTCGAGGCTACCCATTTTTGGAACCGGTCGATGTACCTCGGGTTATCTACCAAGTTCATCTTTACGACCCGCACTCGTTCACTCACCAAGGCGTCCAAAACGAGGTGACCGGAATCGCCTACCCAGGGATGATTGAGGGCAAACAATGGAATCAACAGGCACTGCGCGCCGTATTGAAGCCGGTGCGTGAGTTTCAGTTGGCGTACAACGTGCATATCTACGTCGGCGAGTTCAGTGCAATCCGCTGGGCACCCGGTGCGGCTCAGTACCTGTCGGACTGTATCGACTTGTTCGAAGAATATGATTGGGACTGGACTTACCACGCCTACCGCGAATGGGACGGATGGAGTGTCGAACACAATGACGACCCGAACGATCACGAATCAAAGACGCAGCCCACCGATCGACAAAAGTTGCTGCTGAAGTGGTTCTCGAAGAACCAAAAACCGTGA
- a CDS encoding SOS response-associated peptidase, protein MCNRYSISTSPFELANRYQASLFGDAGAYGDPANDVFPGSIAPAVMSSAQGQRELRPMQFSFSPPGCPTPSDPKRPLNNARIESAGKWPWKDAFRETRCVLPLNSFREPCYWGPTAGSEVSFQRPKGDLLHVAGIYRVWKSPDHRHEQHTMAFLMRPASTYVMEHGHHRQPLFLCDEGIDPWTAPTKRSTAEMLDLLHRYAENPELTYHHVRDMAPSWVKRKATKIRDRDKQRSELGQIGFPFAF, encoded by the coding sequence ATGTGCAATCGGTACTCCATCAGCACTTCGCCCTTTGAACTCGCAAATCGCTATCAGGCTTCGTTGTTTGGCGATGCGGGAGCGTATGGAGATCCGGCCAACGATGTCTTTCCCGGTAGCATCGCCCCCGCTGTGATGAGCAGCGCCCAGGGGCAGCGTGAACTCCGTCCGATGCAGTTCTCTTTCTCGCCACCCGGTTGCCCAACTCCCTCGGACCCGAAACGGCCACTCAATAATGCTCGGATCGAATCTGCCGGAAAATGGCCATGGAAAGACGCATTCAGGGAAACCCGATGCGTGCTTCCGCTGAACTCCTTCCGCGAACCCTGTTATTGGGGACCAACCGCTGGTAGCGAGGTGTCCTTCCAACGTCCCAAGGGCGACTTGCTGCATGTCGCAGGGATCTATCGCGTTTGGAAGTCGCCGGATCATCGTCACGAGCAACACACGATGGCGTTTCTGATGCGGCCAGCGTCAACGTATGTAATGGAGCACGGTCACCATCGCCAACCACTGTTCCTTTGCGACGAAGGAATCGATCCTTGGACAGCGCCAACAAAACGTTCCACCGCCGAGATGCTGGACCTCCTGCACCGTTATGCTGAGAATCCCGAATTGACCTATCACCATGTGCGCGACATGGCACCAAGCTGGGTCAAACGAAAAGCCACGAAAATCCGAGATCGAGACAAACAACGCAGCGAGCTTGGCCAAATCGGATTTCCATTCGCGTTCTGA